Proteins from one Ketobacter alkanivorans genomic window:
- the guaB gene encoding IMP dehydrogenase has protein sequence MLRIAQEALTFDDVLLLPGYSEILPRDVQLKTRLTRDICLNIPLVSAAMDTVTESRLAISMAQEGGIGILHKNMTAEEQARQVRVVKKYESGVVRDPITVSPDTTVGKLIEITQINKISGVPVVQGEQLVGIVTSRDLRFEDRFDQPVSAIMTPKEKLVTAKEGTSTKDIKGLLHKYRIEKILLVDDEFRLKGMVTNTDILKAEAYPYSCKDDQGRLRVGAAVGTGEGTEERVHALVEAGVDVLVVDTAHGHSKGVIDRVRWVVENYPGVQVIGGNIATAEAALALADAGAHGVKVGIGPGSICTTRIVAGIGVPQISAVANVVEALKGREVPVIADGGVRFSGDIAKAIAAGAHAIMVGGLLAGTEEAPGEVELYQGRYYKAYRGMGSLGAMAQNQGSSDRYFQDASQGVEKLVPEGIEGRVPYKGPISAIVLQLVGGVRASMGYTGCATIEEMRTKPTFVRVTGAGMKESHVHDVTITKEAPNYRS, from the coding sequence ATGCTACGTATTGCTCAGGAAGCGCTCACATTTGATGATGTACTCCTTCTGCCCGGCTATTCCGAAATCCTGCCCAGGGATGTGCAGCTGAAGACCCGTCTCACTCGGGATATCTGTTTGAATATACCCCTGGTTTCTGCGGCGATGGATACCGTCACGGAATCCCGTTTAGCCATCAGCATGGCTCAGGAAGGCGGCATCGGTATTCTGCACAAGAACATGACTGCCGAGGAACAGGCTCGCCAGGTACGGGTGGTGAAGAAATACGAAAGCGGCGTAGTGCGCGATCCCATTACCGTCTCGCCGGACACCACCGTTGGCAAACTGATTGAAATTACTCAGATTAATAAAATATCCGGTGTGCCAGTGGTGCAAGGCGAACAGCTGGTTGGCATCGTAACCAGCCGTGATCTTCGTTTTGAAGACCGTTTCGATCAGCCGGTGTCGGCCATCATGACCCCTAAAGAAAAGCTGGTTACCGCGAAAGAGGGCACCAGCACCAAAGACATCAAAGGCCTGCTGCACAAGTACCGTATCGAAAAGATCCTGCTGGTGGATGACGAATTCCGCCTCAAGGGTATGGTCACCAATACCGACATCCTCAAAGCAGAAGCCTACCCGTATTCCTGTAAAGACGATCAAGGCCGCCTGCGAGTCGGTGCTGCCGTCGGTACCGGTGAAGGCACAGAGGAACGCGTGCATGCCCTGGTTGAGGCCGGTGTGGATGTGCTGGTGGTGGACACAGCCCACGGTCACTCCAAGGGCGTGATTGATCGGGTGCGTTGGGTGGTGGAAAACTATCCTGGCGTGCAGGTTATTGGCGGTAACATCGCCACGGCGGAAGCCGCTCTGGCCCTTGCTGATGCAGGCGCCCATGGCGTTAAAGTCGGTATCGGCCCAGGTTCCATTTGTACCACCCGCATTGTTGCCGGAATCGGTGTACCGCAGATTTCAGCCGTCGCCAACGTGGTCGAAGCCCTTAAAGGCCGTGAAGTGCCCGTGATTGCCGATGGTGGCGTGCGTTTCTCTGGCGATATAGCCAAGGCCATCGCCGCCGGTGCCCACGCTATCATGGTAGGTGGTTTGCTGGCAGGAACAGAGGAAGCACCCGGTGAGGTAGAGCTGTATCAAGGCCGCTACTACAAAGCGTATCGTGGCATGGGCTCCCTGGGGGCGATGGCCCAGAACCAGGGCTCCAGCGATCGTTATTTCCAGGATGCCTCTCAAGGTGTAGAAAAACTGGTGCCCGAAGGCATTGAAGGCCGTGTGCCTTACAAAGGCCCCATTTCAGCGATCGTGCTGCAATTGGTGGGTGGTGTTCGAGCCAGCATGGGCTACACCGGCTGCGCTACCATCGAAGAGATGCGCACCAAACCCACTTTTGTACGCGTTACCGGCGCAGGCATGAAAGAAAGCCATGTGCACGATGTAACCATTACCAAAGAGGCACCCAACTACCGCTCGTGA
- a CDS encoding acetoacetate decarboxylase family protein encodes MQIDPFFQVPQHPIQTSMGTVNLPVLFKEGDYCIALFTAPRKRVEALLEGTSFAPAMTLGPFATVGLVMAKHSICSEKPYSVASFAIPVSRLQGFQPVSPWRELFFRPDQRHMGFYMLNSQVNNLRMSVAGAEVWGHPKCTSNIELNLDKSRMDCRVDCMTKGTHLMRFSGKGFRFWSIPAMGFNLFSIRGNQVIRAILEVRSSFTVHLPIGFKLTLGDQDHPVINPLRELGLNGRRPLVVLSSNRFQGRLHEGVVIEDLSSDNTLPPAQIMSSTLRV; translated from the coding sequence ATGCAGATTGATCCATTCTTTCAGGTACCACAGCACCCGATTCAGACCTCGATGGGCACTGTGAACCTGCCAGTTCTGTTTAAAGAAGGAGACTATTGCATTGCTTTGTTCACCGCACCACGCAAGCGGGTGGAAGCATTGCTTGAAGGCACCAGCTTTGCCCCGGCCATGACCCTAGGCCCTTTTGCTACCGTAGGCCTGGTTATGGCCAAACATTCCATATGCAGCGAGAAGCCTTATAGTGTCGCGAGCTTTGCGATTCCGGTTTCCCGCCTGCAGGGGTTTCAGCCAGTATCCCCCTGGCGCGAGCTGTTCTTTCGCCCGGACCAGCGCCACATGGGCTTTTATATGCTCAATAGTCAGGTGAACAATTTGCGCATGAGTGTGGCGGGCGCAGAGGTCTGGGGGCACCCCAAATGCACCTCGAACATTGAGCTTAACCTGGATAAAAGCCGTATGGATTGCCGGGTGGATTGCATGACCAAGGGCACTCACCTGATGCGTTTTTCCGGTAAAGGATTTCGCTTCTGGAGCATTCCTGCCATGGGCTTCAATTTGTTTTCCATCCGTGGCAATCAGGTGATTCGAGCAATACTGGAGGTTCGCAGCAGCTTCACCGTACACCTGCCCATCGGCTTCAAGCTGACCTTGGGGGATCAGGATCATCCGGTTATCAACCCCCTGCGAGAGCTGGGGCTGAATGGAAGGCGGCCTTTAGTGGTACTGAGCAGTAATCGCTTTCAGGGCCGTTTACACGAGGGTGTGGTAATAGAGGATCTGTCCAGCGACAACACTCTGCCACCCGCCCAGATAATGAGCTCCACCTTGCGCGTTTAG
- the cls gene encoding cardiolipin synthase, which yields MIAAIVAAFYISGIVFAVEAAMKVRTAQGAVAWSVSLVSFPFVAVPAYLVLGRSKFEGMSDAFESRRDEFERLLADIQSELDPWEIPPGEGPSWHAAMTRLSGMQLTRGNRVDLLINGDATFDSILAGVAKAEQYILFQFYMFHDDGLGRRVKDALIERAQAGVRVYVLYDEVGSSGLPAKYTEELRAAGIETSSFKPTQGAHNRFQLNFRNHRKMVVVDGKVGWVGGHNVGDEYLGLDPDFTPWRDTHVRLEGPVVLQLQMITLGDWYWATRQFPEVNWSPEVVEGHDRKALIFPFGPADDFETASLFFVTALNTAKKRIWLSAPYFVPDPAVMKALQLAALRGVDVRIITTGKPDSLPVYLAAFHYIEQLRGLGIKFYEYKPGFLHEKVLLVDDELSTVGTPNFDNRSFRLNFEVTSVIVDREFAQEMEAMFEADFAHAEIIDPERLKDRPLWWWVGVKLSRLAAPVL from the coding sequence ATGATTGCCGCGATCGTAGCCGCCTTCTATATTTCCGGCATCGTGTTCGCCGTTGAAGCCGCCATGAAAGTACGTACCGCACAGGGTGCCGTCGCCTGGTCGGTTTCCCTGGTATCCTTTCCATTCGTGGCGGTACCTGCCTATCTCGTGCTCGGGCGAAGCAAATTCGAAGGCATGTCAGATGCTTTCGAAAGCCGACGTGACGAGTTCGAGCGTCTATTGGCTGATATACAGTCTGAACTGGATCCATGGGAAATCCCTCCGGGCGAAGGGCCGTCCTGGCATGCCGCTATGACGCGACTCTCTGGTATGCAACTAACGCGGGGTAACCGTGTCGATCTGCTGATCAACGGTGATGCGACCTTCGACAGCATTCTCGCTGGTGTCGCCAAGGCTGAACAATATATTCTATTCCAGTTCTACATGTTCCATGATGACGGCCTTGGGCGGCGAGTAAAGGACGCTCTGATCGAGCGCGCACAGGCAGGCGTACGTGTTTATGTCCTGTATGATGAGGTTGGCAGTAGTGGACTACCGGCGAAGTATACCGAGGAGCTTCGTGCTGCAGGTATTGAAACCAGCTCCTTCAAACCCACGCAGGGAGCGCATAACCGTTTTCAGCTTAACTTTCGCAACCACCGCAAGATGGTTGTCGTTGATGGAAAAGTGGGATGGGTAGGAGGGCACAATGTTGGCGACGAATACCTGGGCCTTGATCCCGACTTCACCCCCTGGCGTGATACCCATGTAAGGCTCGAGGGACCTGTGGTTCTGCAGTTGCAAATGATCACTCTGGGCGATTGGTACTGGGCTACCCGCCAGTTCCCTGAGGTAAACTGGTCACCTGAAGTAGTTGAAGGGCATGACAGGAAAGCGCTGATTTTTCCGTTCGGGCCCGCCGATGATTTTGAAACCGCGTCGCTATTTTTCGTGACCGCGCTAAATACTGCAAAAAAGCGCATCTGGTTGTCCGCACCGTACTTTGTTCCCGACCCGGCCGTAATGAAGGCGCTGCAGCTGGCAGCCCTGCGCGGGGTGGATGTTCGTATCATCACCACGGGCAAGCCGGACAGCCTGCCGGTTTACCTGGCGGCATTTCATTACATTGAGCAATTGCGTGGCCTCGGCATCAAGTTCTATGAATACAAGCCGGGCTTTCTTCATGAGAAGGTGCTCCTCGTCGATGATGAGCTGTCGACCGTCGGCACGCCTAATTTTGATAATAGATCCTTCCGCCTGAATTTTGAGGTGACCTCGGTGATCGTCGATCGGGAATTCGCTCAAGAAATGGAAGCGATGTTCGAGGCAGATTTTGCGCATGCCGAGATAATAGATCCCGAACGACTCAAAGACCGACCACTCTGGTGGTGGGTCGGAGTTAAGCTTTCCCGGCTAGCCGCACCGGTGCTCTAA
- the guaA gene encoding glutamine-hydrolyzing GMP synthase — translation MTDIHAQRILILDFGSQYTQLIARRVREIGVYCELWACDADPAEIKRFAPQGVILSGGPESVVGENTPRAAQEVFDLGVPVLGICYGMQTMAAQFGGKVASSDHREFGYAEVHIKGSNKLLEGLDDHAGDKKLDVWMSHGDKVVELPPGFTCIAETASAPIAAMANEKQGLYGVQFHPEVTHTKQGGEILKRFVREICGCDALWTPGNIIDDMIARVRDQVGDDEILLGLSGGVDSSVVAALLHKAIGDKLTCVFVDNGLLRLKEGDQVMEMFAKHMGIRVIRVDAEDLFLGKLAGKSDPEEKRKIIGNAFIDVFDAESSKLNEIKWLAQGTIYPDVIESAGSKTGKAHVIKSHHNVGGLPEHMKMQLVEPLRELFKDEVRKIGLELGLPYDMVYRHPFPGPGLGVRILGEVKKEYADILREADHIFIEELHKADWYHKVSQAFAVFLPVKSVGVTGDGRRYEYVVAIRAVETIDFMTARWAHLPYELLEKVSARIIQEIPGISRVTYDISSKPPATIEWE, via the coding sequence ATGACCGACATTCATGCCCAGCGCATACTCATCCTGGATTTTGGTTCTCAATACACCCAGTTGATCGCCCGCCGTGTTCGTGAGATCGGTGTCTACTGCGAGTTGTGGGCATGCGATGCTGACCCGGCAGAAATCAAACGTTTTGCACCCCAGGGTGTGATCCTGTCGGGTGGCCCTGAATCGGTAGTCGGCGAAAACACGCCAAGAGCGGCTCAGGAAGTTTTCGACTTAGGGGTGCCGGTGCTGGGTATCTGCTACGGCATGCAAACCATGGCGGCCCAATTCGGCGGCAAAGTGGCCAGCTCCGATCATCGTGAGTTTGGCTATGCCGAAGTCCACATTAAAGGCTCCAACAAACTGCTGGAAGGGCTGGATGATCACGCTGGCGACAAAAAACTGGATGTGTGGATGAGCCATGGCGACAAAGTCGTCGAGTTGCCGCCCGGTTTTACCTGTATTGCCGAAACCGCAAGCGCCCCCATTGCGGCCATGGCCAACGAAAAACAAGGCCTGTATGGCGTGCAATTCCACCCGGAAGTGACCCACACCAAACAGGGTGGTGAAATTCTGAAGCGCTTTGTGCGCGAAATCTGCGGCTGCGATGCCCTGTGGACCCCCGGTAACATCATTGACGATATGATTGCCCGAGTGCGTGATCAGGTTGGCGACGATGAAATACTGCTGGGGCTGTCCGGCGGAGTGGATTCCTCGGTGGTGGCAGCTTTACTGCACAAAGCCATCGGCGACAAGCTCACCTGCGTATTTGTAGACAACGGTCTGTTGCGCCTGAAAGAGGGTGATCAGGTTATGGAAATGTTTGCCAAGCATATGGGGATTCGCGTGATCCGCGTGGATGCCGAGGATCTGTTCTTGGGCAAACTGGCAGGTAAAAGCGATCCCGAAGAGAAGCGCAAAATCATCGGTAACGCGTTCATTGACGTGTTCGATGCAGAAAGCAGCAAACTTAACGAGATCAAATGGCTGGCCCAAGGCACCATCTATCCGGATGTGATTGAATCTGCCGGTTCCAAGACCGGCAAAGCGCACGTAATCAAGTCCCACCATAATGTGGGTGGTTTGCCAGAGCACATGAAGATGCAATTGGTAGAGCCTCTGCGGGAGCTGTTTAAAGATGAAGTGCGCAAGATCGGCCTGGAGTTAGGCCTGCCTTATGACATGGTCTACCGCCACCCCTTCCCAGGCCCCGGCCTGGGGGTGCGCATCCTGGGTGAAGTGAAAAAAGAATACGCCGACATCCTGCGGGAAGCCGACCACATCTTCATCGAAGAACTGCACAAGGCTGACTGGTACCACAAAGTGAGCCAGGCTTTTGCCGTGTTTCTGCCAGTAAAATCCGTCGGTGTAACCGGCGATGGCCGCCGCTATGAATACGTGGTGGCCATCCGTGCCGTGGAAACCATCGATTTTATGACAGCTCGTTGGGCCCACCTCCCGTATGAGCTGCTGGAAAAAGTATCCGCACGCATCATTCAGGAAATCCCCGGAATTTCACGGGTGACCTATGACATCTCCTCTAAACCGCCCGCTACCATTGAGTGGGAATGA
- a CDS encoding DUF488 domain-containing protein, with product MRQATTGHTLYSIGYATKPIDTFLAQLEKYGINAVADVRSVPFSKAFHDYHQDALASTLKQHGIHYVYLGQELGPRSKEDQHYDASGQVQFDRLAESSLYQQGVERLLHGIEKGLCIALMCAEKDPADCHRSLLVGFDLKRRLGLDVAHITHDGELEWQPQMEQRMADVHGLAGDLFATPEQQAELGCRAQSKQKAYRRP from the coding sequence ATGAGACAGGCCACAACCGGACATACTCTCTACAGCATCGGCTATGCCACCAAACCCATTGATACCTTTCTCGCTCAGCTCGAGAAGTACGGTATCAATGCGGTGGCCGATGTGCGCTCTGTGCCGTTCAGCAAAGCGTTTCACGATTACCATCAAGATGCCTTGGCCAGCACGCTCAAACAGCATGGTATTCATTACGTATACCTCGGCCAAGAGCTGGGCCCTCGCTCTAAAGAGGATCAGCATTACGATGCCAGTGGTCAGGTTCAGTTCGATCGCTTGGCCGAATCCTCGCTGTATCAGCAAGGTGTTGAGCGCCTGCTGCATGGTATAGAGAAAGGCCTGTGCATCGCATTGATGTGCGCAGAGAAAGATCCGGCGGATTGTCATCGCAGTTTGTTGGTCGGCTTTGATTTAAAGCGCCGCTTGGGTTTGGATGTGGCACACATTACTCATGATGGCGAGCTGGAATGGCAGCCGCAGATGGAACAGCGCATGGCCGACGTGCATGGCTTGGCAGGGGATTTGTTTGCCACCCCGGAACAGCAGGCCGAACTGGGGTGCCGGGCGCAATCTAAGCAGAAAGCGTACCGCAGACCTTAA
- a CDS encoding potassium channel family protein: MTTFFFNLYKLMRAILHGVRSDEEFRILMFILLTLLGGGTYFYWHVEGWGVLDSLYFCVMTMSTVGYGDITPTTDLSKGFTIIYTLLSVGIFAAVITKIVSVIMADKKASKDRKQRKKEVKKKLAGIIEQSVDHTESSHGDESKE, encoded by the coding sequence ATGACGACTTTCTTCTTTAATCTCTACAAACTGATGCGTGCGATCTTGCATGGTGTGAGATCTGATGAAGAATTTCGCATTCTGATGTTTATCCTGCTGACATTGCTCGGAGGTGGAACGTATTTCTACTGGCATGTCGAAGGGTGGGGCGTTCTCGATTCGCTTTACTTTTGCGTAATGACAATGTCTACTGTTGGGTATGGTGATATCACTCCTACCACCGATCTCTCCAAGGGGTTTACCATTATCTATACCTTGCTGAGTGTGGGTATCTTCGCGGCAGTGATAACAAAAATTGTATCAGTCATTATGGCTGACAAGAAAGCGTCGAAAGATAGAAAGCAACGTAAAAAAGAGGTGAAGAAAAAGCTTGCCGGGATCATTGAACAATCAGTTGATCATACAGAGTCTTCGCATGGCGACGAATCAAAAGAATAG